The Aethina tumida isolate Nest 87 chromosome 5, icAetTumi1.1, whole genome shotgun sequence genomic sequence ATAACCGATAAAGTTGATCTGTGAGTTggatcaaatttgaataatgtaattattactcTTGTTTGTTAGAACACATGTACATTTGTTGCTTAATTAACAGATTATTTATTGAGTAACACTCGTTTTtcgcaataaatatattttaaaaatgatatgaaTTGACCACCACTTAATGACAtaacttattattgaaaactatatagagtttattttatattaataatttacatttttttgttaagtataattatttatctaaatgtgtaaatttattttaaaaaattaaaattgtatttaatgggTTAGTCTTTtatgacaaattttttttataattaaaatcactttttatattttccaatttaaacTAAAGTCAGTTTTTGATAATACGTATTTGGATGTTCACTTAccttattttcaatggaaattttaattgatatttattattgatttgagTTGTTTGTTAAGGGTAcacatattgaaatattatcaccataatattccaattattttaaataaattaagataaaataggCGAGATTTGTttaggttaattaatttaaaatattttcattaaaaatctctaataaagttttattaatttttattacttttacatACAAGTTGTTTTTATGTCAGAATTTTGCATCCAGACTGAGTTAGTTAATTCTGTACTTCCCCACTGACTTCTTGGTATGCAAACAACATCACAGACAATGCGTACACCGATTGCATACGAGAGGGGATCTCAGACTCTATTTCTATCTACAAGCAAATAGTCtttgactattaaaaataatttatttacagtaaatattaaaaaaaatgtaaaaataaatttaataattttagttgttatgaatataaataattcaatatcatGAAAACTGAActtcagttttataatttataatttattcaaaatatattaaatcatttattatttattcttagtcacaaataaaaaaaatgtgaccattgaaattaactaaaacataACTAATATATAATCCTATATTATAAGACAATTCTTGaagcaaattttttaaattaaaataaatgttcataaataaatgaatatattcaaatgattgttcatatttattcaatatcaaaatcataggagtttatttaaatatttaataataaagttcacAGTATAAACTatcattagatttatttattatatatgttatcAACGCATATATTTAAAGGATCATTAATTAATCGAAAGACGCGTTTGATCGATAATCGAGAAATTGTTTTATCGATAATCGATTTAATTTGGTCCACACCCTGTAGCGACTCCCACGCAACGTGCGGACGTGATCGCGACGTCGGTAGCTGGAACGCCGCATCGCATCGGTTCTGCGTGCGGTGCCACCGCATTTCGAAACACAAAGAAAATTGGGCACGGACTGTCGTCGTCGCCGATGGGGTGGTCAAATTTTTATCTCGATGTCGCCGCACCGTTCCCGTCCCTCCGTTTGTCGAGCTTGTCGCTCGGCCGCTTCGCCCATCGACGTGCCGTTGCGTCGATCCGCTGCCCGAGAGAAAGCGTCACCTTCAAGCTTTCCAGCGATTTTGTCGGGGAAACGCACTGGCAAGGTTGAAAGGAAATTGCGAAATGCAACGGTCGGCGTCTGATGTACGTTTTTGGGGAACTGCGACGGGGGAAGGGATTAGAGAAAGGTTTGCTAAAAAAGATTTGGGTTGTACGGGGGATCTGTGTTTGGTAAACTGAACTAGGAAAGAAGAATGTACTTAACAGGCAAACCTGTAGAGAATTTGACGTTTTCCAATGATAACTAAGTTGCTCCTTGTGACAAAGTGTAATCAGAAATGttacttttgtttaaaacataagGAGGGATCACCAATCTTGCTCTGGAAATAAGATTTAGTGATGTGTGaatactatttataattttactttcccTTTCTGTGACTTGTTTTCACTTGTTGtgtgaatatataaaacttgtcTAATATCAAAATCTTCCCATATTACCTGAAAACTAAGAAGGATCACCAATCATGTTATCGAAAAAAGATTAAGCTCTTGGTGATaagtgaatattatttataattttactttctctttctatgaattttgttttaatacaaCCCTTAATGATTACTATAAATCCAGGAAATTTATATTGGTCTACtttctcaaaaataaataatttgccaaataatattaaaaaaaacttaaaacattgttagttattattattcttatttaaaaaattactgaataagTAACTTCAtgtctaacttttaaatatttatttttatacttttctaATATCAGAATCTTCCTATATTACCTGAAAACTAAGAAAGATCACCAATCATGCTctcgaaataaaattaagctcTTGGTGATgagtgaatattatttataattttactttctctTTCTataacttttgttttaatacaaCCCTTAAAGATTACtaaatatgaatgaatattttgccaattaatattaaaaataaaaaataacttttataaataaaatttctatacaaactacaatttaatgtaaaaaaaaattattagttgtcAGATACAAAACAAATGCCATCCATGGCACACTACCgttatttttacgtttttatttatttatttaattattgaataatattcattttatgtacaTTGAATGTGCCATTCGAAgggtttttaatattcaatttaattatgctaaaCATACGTGGTGGCccactgaaaataataaagttattgatgttttaagatgcacaaaattaaacctgtataaaatttggtcgTACTGATTATGGCTCCTCATAGGATAGAAACGTGTATGCTTGAAATGAACCACAAAATTGGAGACTTTGCAGACATCTTAATTAGaccatcaatctgtcaaaattttttgaaaaaaattaataactgaaaaactATTTGGTTCGGATATAGGACAgagtcattttatttacaattacatctagaatttaaaaatccaaaatataCAGGGCGTCCCTTTGAATatgtaagtttaaatattgttcaaaataaattagaaaagtagttcaagttaaattaaaatttatatcttatgaataaattagctTATCCACcctataaattgaaagtaatatgaaaatttgaatgtcaAATTCGTGAGTTggataaagaaatttttttttttttgattattgagttattttaaaggttgttataacaacaaaaccaattttattttattatttttttataatatgaaaatttaaatcttctatatcttttatgatattttcatAGTGATTGTGGACATActggaattttttttatgcaaAGCAGAAGATATGTATCAGACTgataatattactattattattacaggattaaattaatcaatgatATTGTTAACACGTGTATTGTAACTATAGTTACTTTTTATGTTcaagttatcaaaatttatacaaatgataaacaatttgaacaattgaatatatcctaaacataattataatatcattAAAGTTACGAATATtcgtaacaattaatttataagtaagaGAGACTTACAAATaggtaaactaaaatttaaggtaTACTCTAATGAAGTTGTACTGTTAATATATATCTTCTTCCTTGTGCAGatttattttgaagatttcaattgtttcgttgtttttctatttgttttaaatacaactTTTCTACCTATTAATATACCTCAAAATAGTGAATTACCTAGTCCCTCCTGCAAATTCTGTTCcatgaaaaatttagaaatatatatacagttaACGTCCGGCTGCAATACCAGATTATACTCTCATGTAATGAGAGGAACACCCAACGTTATCCAACATTACAAAAGTGACGCAAGTTGCTAGTGTTCTAGTGAAGCCCCCAgtcgtaataaaaattttcttgcGAACGGTGAGTCACCGCAAGCCGGCCCCACTTCCCGGAACCTATCGATCGGACCCCGTACGTATCTGTTGCACAGTGCTGCCAACGTCGTCGTAGCTTGAACGCCACCGCCTGTCAAACAGCCCGAGCGAGAAAAGTCGTCTACGGTACCGTAACCCACACAATTGTTTTCTCGGTCCTCTCGGTCAGCTATAGCCAAATTGCGTTACGTGTGGAAAATGTGCGTCGCGGTGCGTTGCGGAGGTAGTTGCAGTCGTCGCGTGTGATAGTGTGTGTCCCTGCGAGGGGTGCAAGTGTCCGCAATATCAGCCGAAAAGACAATGGATCAGACCTCGGAGTCGACCACTAACCCTATTAACCAGGGGTGTGGCCAACATCCGAACATATCGCTGCATGTGAGCCCCACGACCGGCGGCGATTTCTACTTGAACGTCGAGCCCGACGTGAGCGTCGACAATCTCAAGAAACTCGTCTCGAAAAGACTGAAACTGCCCAGGGACAGGATCAGCCTGCTGTTCCGCGATAAGTGGGTTTCAGATACGATTTTACAGTTAGCCGTAATTTCCTTgcgtttttttgttgtttcaggCAACTGTTGGACGGCAACCTGATGCAACACGGCATCTCGCACGGATCCAGGATCACCCTGCTGCCCAACATCGAGACGGGGTTGATGGTGAGCGATCGTctttttttatggattttaatcgcaTGCGACGCCTAATTTAGTAGTCTGggcctaatttaaataacaaatgcgGATTCGAAATTCCGAGTGCGGTTCTCCGATTCTACTTTggactatttttttttgttcacgCTGACCAAAGTTTGATGTTCCGTAAAAAATAGGTGTACAAAAACTGTTGTCATATGTTGACATAACCTTACATTGATCGTTAATTAAGGTGTATGTgccataaatgtttaattaaaattcgagATTGATCAAACATTGGCCGACATAGCGACACATTAACGCCATGATCACTTTTGTTGTGAAACAATGCTACGCGAGCTTCTGATCAATATTGATTTtcgtaaaattgttgaaaaactaCTTTGAAGGTAAAATGATATGCTTAATGTTTATTGATAACATTTACATACGTAAAATGGATATTTATGCTTGTAACATAAATTGcacaatagtttttaatacttGTAGTCTTGTTGTCACATACCTTGTAATTCAAAGCATTGTGAAACTACAGTGAAATACAAATGTTTTCCAAACTTtgcatattaataatgtaGAATGAGTGtgctattttttatgaataacatTTTGTTGTGTTGTAAATGAGTTGAATAATTAACTATCAATATTAATCCTTACTGTGCATCATCCTCAacacatattattttcaataataaatcaagTACAAGTAAAACTGATTATCATTGTCATACTTCTATAAActtcacattaaaattaataacaacacttcaaaataaatttgaaaatcatgctgttttaaatatgcataaatatgtaactgtaaatgtattagaaaattatattattacaatttaaactaattctaagcaaatacttaaaataattaactttaacatTGACAGTCGTATTAAgtagtttagttttattgtaattagtagaaatgattaaataatatgtattagcaataacaaatttaatttaaataatagaatatattttgtaatgtgCTTATTATCTAGTAACTTTGTTTATTTAGGGTGGTTACATTTCTAACAAATCTAGGATTCACTGCCGGGTAagctaattattttagtaggaattaaacaaataaaatatgcgtTGTTAATGATTTACATAATTAGtacttaaatgtttaaataatctgaattccgaatatttgaataagaattaaataataattaatgtctgTGGGATTAGGAAATTTCACACCTCTAAAAAGTCCAGTAACTACTAAAACTGTTGTTGATAGTTAAGAAGAACAATCCTGATTATTTGCAGTTCGAAAAGTGAAGCAATGGAAAGTTTGAGTCcatttattttgtgataatGTAAGCTACGCCCATGTCCCTTAATTTCGTAGACAGGATGGTGATAATGAAAggtcaattttagttttaaacgaTCGGTACTTTCACTATAGTCatctatttcaaaatattgtgaaaCATTACTGTTATTAAGTTcccaaaatatttcattgtgttctaataataacatatatttagaaaatcctCTTTTGAATATCTTGATTAGTgtgtctatttttaaaaattgtgtacccacttattgttaataacagcatgataatttattttgtacatggaaatcaaaattatcggaaatttgaatatatgcGTTGAAGGTTTTATTCATTACagatacatatattattataaaaaattataactaattattatttattccagtATTTGCACTtcacaatatttacaaattatttacgtGTTCCCGTAACAATGTTCTATAAATAACTGTAACTAACGCTGGGTGTAAAgttgtttataatttcaaaagtcTTTCACGTAAACCAAAGTTAGCatagttttaattacacaAGTTTTGGTAAGGATTCGCCACCTCAAGTGGCAACCTACcctttataaaatgatacataatttaaagataaaatttataaaccttattttacttttgtttaatacagtattgtattttttgttttatttttattgaaaaccaTCAAAAGTACTCTGATGTttcttgtaatatattttattttttaactagtgaaaaacaaaaattgttttaatgtttactggtaacagtaaaataaaaataaaataaaatgcagtATGGGTTCGAGGTCATagatgatttataaaatattaattattcattttatattatggaCTAGctctttaaattatacaggGTAAACCAACTAGCTTATTCATTAtaagtttatgaaaattggaaaaaggTATTGATCTGAACTGTTTAgaccaattataatttgacttatttttagtaggacaccctgtatatttttaaattctacgaGGAATGACAAATGAAATTACTATACCACATCCTATACCTAAACccaatacttttttaattattaattttattctaaaaattttaacacattgACGCCCTAAATTAAATGTCTGTAACGCCACCAATGATAATGCTTAATCAATAACCATCCTATAAGGTGTCATTATTagtatttccaaattttataccgAATGTTAGTTTACTACGTTTTTGCACCAACATATTGGTGgtctaaataaaatgtctgtaacGCCACCAGTGTTAATGCTGGGAGGTTCATTCTTGACATACACGTTTATCAATAACCATCCTATAATGAGCCATTATTACTACAGTAATAACGtcatttgttttgtatttaacaacattacatttttgttgGTCAGCATCAAaatctatcaaaatttttaaaaataaaatatatatcaaaaagtATTGGGTTTAGATAAGGGTATAGGATAAAGTCCCAAAATGTCACTTCCGGTGAAACCGGAAATGCAATTttgttcagaataaattacaaaaacagtTATAtaagtcaagttataattgatataaaaatttcaaatcaacgCCTCAATAcactagttaaaaataaaacgaaccattttcttgtaaaattttcgtttattattttattttataccctctgtatattcaaaactatttcaattaatttgtaatttttttaatctctaGAAACGCCTACAAAACGTCTATTGTAATGCACTCTTCTACTTCTACAAATGTATATTGCTAATCTATGATGTGTTCTTGTAAtgcattaagttttatttatgataaaaatatttagacgttaaatataagtaataaatcaTCCTCAACTATTTACGGTATTGTGCAGCATAAGCATAACAAAATATGCAAGTGTAGATAACGTATGTAAATGTCTTGGATTTTATCTAAGAGAAACCGTATCAAACGAAAgacaatcttaaaaatttaaatgcattcGTAAACACAAAAAGAGTCCGTCAAAAATACAACTTGCACATATTTATGCATTTATGCATTACCCATCTTCTAAAGAAACCGACCCATATTTCAGACGCCACGTCCTGAGTACGGCATAATGCAGGCCCTCGAATCCCTCAACGACAGCCAAGTAAACGAGTTCCTGTGCGGGAAGGCGCCCCTCAATCTGAGCATGCGCCTCGGCGATCACATGATGCTCATCCAGTTGCAGCTGTCGTCGGTCGCGGCCGCCGCCTCGTCCTCGTCCGCCCCGTCGTCGAGCCGCGACCAGCACCAGCAGGACCACCACCAGACCCATCACCATCACCACAACCATCCGGTGGGGCACCAACACCAAAGAATGGCGGACAGAGAGCCGCGACCGCACCATCAGGACGACGGCAACTCGGACTCGCATTCGGCCAGGAACACGACCAGTCTGTTGCAGGCGAGCAGGAATTTGCAGCACACGCTGCGAAGGTTATCGGCGGACGTGTTCTCCGGACCGAGTGGCAGAAGTAAGTTTGGTACGCTTTAATTGACGTTTCAAGGCGACCGGTATCAGGTTTTGCAGTAAGTCGACGCTTGGAAGTgcgttttttaatataaattataagcgGCAACATGTCACGACACCGGAACATAATTTGTGATAatggaacaaaatatataaatacaattaggGTCTGGAATTTGAATTCCATAGGAAAACAActgattttgaattaattgttgttattaacaaCATAACGTTCCAAGGATACAGATAATATAATCGACACTACACAACGGTATTAGGGCTAaagttatcaattaatttgtatctTACTCGCCCAGAAAATCAactcaattaaatatactaaaacacatataatatatttaaatttaaaattgaattaatttataatctgtTTACCttttgttgatatttaaaacaaatgaaacattttcatttacatttaaattccaTTCATCAATGTGTGAAGTTGAATGAGAgcaaaaaatgaacaaagcaattaattatatgttttttctttaaacaagGATCTAAGTGTGTaacacttattattaattagaagtaTGTAAATACATAAGCATCGTCACTTTTCTATTCtatcagtaaaataaaacaggatAATTAACAGTTGTGATTACAGAAAACATAGtgaaatacaaattacaattatacagaaaaaaatatataaaataatatattttttatatattattttcaatgaaacaacctgtatatttatagatttttatgttctatatctaattgcaaataaaatatactatgtCATATATCTAAATCCAATagtttttggtttattaatttttttcgaaaaattttgatagattGATGGTCTAACTGAAATGTCTGTAAAACCTCGGAGGAATATGGATAAGATGAAGAAGGATTTtagatgtaataaataattacgttacataacattttatatataaaaatcgaTATTCAGAATCAATAGTTGGTTTAGTGTATTATTGATattgaacataatttttacatatagaaaaatgtgaaacattattaattgctTAATCCAGTTAACAAAGaaggtaaattattaacttaacttaaactgtttttactacattttgacataatatttttacattggcataaatattaaaacaggtTTTGTTACttgataattctaaaattatgcacaattattttcttttgtttattccaaaaatcatcatcaatatCAGTAATCTACTAGAATTATGCAATTTTTTGCCAATAGAATCCTCCATCTCCCAGAACTGCTAAGGCATCGCTTTGCAGTACCATGTCCCATCACAATTGCAGGCCTGGGATTGTTGTGCGTATCGATCGAGCCGTGACGTCTAAAAGTGTCCACGTCTCGCTTACGTCCTCACCCCCGTCATACAAATCTATATTGTTCGGGTCTTGTTGTAGGTCGACGTGAGAGCATATACTCGGGAACATTCAGCGGCGCCTTGAATCCAGGACTACAGGACTCGAGAGGACGGCCGCGACGGGACGTCTCCACAATCGTACACATTCTAAATGATCTCCTTTGTTCCGTGCCCGAATTGCGGCGGGTCACCCGAACAGGTACGTCAAAATAATTTCCCTCCAAACGCTAAACTCAAAAGAGACAGAGAGAAGCGTGACCCCGCACCCTTGACACCGTTTATTTATAGAACGCTTCCTTTCCTCAGTTTCAACGAAAATTAAAAGCTCGACTTGTCACCTTCCAGTGCGACCCGAGGAACCACCCACAAATCCCAGTTCCTCGACGTCGTCCGCACGGGAAGAGAGCGAACCTGCCCCGTCGACGTCCTCGAGCGACGATCACACACAACGCACGAGAGGCAAGCTGGAACAGCTGCGTCTGGTGATGGGACAGAAGAGGGAGAGGCGCCGTCAACGCAAACAGAAACCGTACGCCTTACCGACGCCCCAGGCCGATTCTGACACCGTGACGGCGTGAAGGGCGAACGTCCCCCTTACTGTACATAGAGAGGCACACAGGACACCCACACCCGATCCCCCACGAACACCGTCGCCCACCCAGAATAATGCGCAAAGGCTGTTCACATAGCGGCGCCTTGGGAGACTCCGGCGCATAATGGAgtagtaataattaaacgtTTACGATCTGTATGGTCGGAGATTTGCTTGTTTATAAGCAATTTCGGCACATAACCAGTTATTATTAGTAGTATGTAATTTGTTTTCCCGATCGTAAAGTTTTTGTGCTGATTGAATCTTTATCAATGACCTTACAGATGTAAAAATGCCAGTTCAGTTCTCTCGAGGCGCCTAATATGATTAATTCGGTTCGTATTCCCACAGTACACACTTTGCTATTACTGATTTCGCGAAAAGACTGCATACATTATTGACGTTTCTTATAATAATACGATTTTATGTTCCTATTTTGAACTGACACAAGCCCTTCCaaagcattttttaatataatgaaacGTAATTCAAAGTGCTTGTACCTGTGAATAGGCCACAtgcaatataatttacataagtgACCCATAGTGCAAATTTTCTTAAGGATTAGTTCaggacattattttttatttgtagataTATTTGTGAACCTACAGAAATTTTTGTACATAGTTATTGTTTAAAGAGTTTCCGAACCGTTTTGCTTCAATATTCAGGGATTTTATCTCAAATATTACACCTCTGGAATGTGCAACAAAATTGATTTCAAGTTTTGTTGTATTATTTCTtgcaaaaatgtattaaatctgACTTGTTGAACCTGTAACCTATAACACCAATTCTGAACATTGTAGATTCATTTTATGTGACATAGCTTCAAATTGTTCACCTTACAATTTGTGTCATTGAATTTTGTATTACATgagtttaattcaaaatttcaaagatGATTTGAAATTGGTGACTTCAATAGTGGATAAGTCTCTACAAGATATACATTTTTGATTACTGCTGTTTTTGCCAAAACacaagaatattataaaataaatcattaaaaatttacagatCAGAAATTACTTTTGTGGAAGACCATAGTTGAGTTGGCTATTGATAATTACAAAGATGCCGtttgtaattttcatttcTATTAAAACAACATCAAAGCTTTACACTTCAGAAGTTTTTCTGTGGTAGTCCATGGTCAATGAATTGTAGACAACAACTCATACCTAGTtgtgtatttttgtgttttggcAAATAAAGcagtaataattgtttattttgttggaaTTTTGTCTCTGATATATCTAATAAGTTTTAGATAGAAATTAACGTCTCGAATTTCGTACAATTTCAATGAGACTCTTTGTAACAtcagaatttttattacttttaacaaCAGGATCTGTTTTGGGTTTCAGttagttttatccatgcattagACGTGACCTATATATCATCTGtgatttgtttttctttagtAATTGTTGAAGATATGtctcatttgttttattagctGTAAGCAGTTTTTAGCTGTCATCTTACCTGTTTACTCTatcagttttaattactttattataataacattaaagttaAGTTCTTCCCCTTACTTATACCTAGGTTTAAAGTACGCAATCTAATAAGTTTATCACGTGTTTTGTTgctgaattatttgtttttgttctgCGTATTATTGGCATAGAAAAATTATCAGTTATGttcaataaagtatttttaaaaatatccaacagacagttttaattttaatgtcttaattaacagtttatttcatcacaatattatttacatagtcttataagtataaaaataacaataaggCAGATTAATACTACTCGTTTCAGAAACCATATTGAAGGCTCAATAAATCAACAGTTTTCGTAATGTTGGTGGTTGTGTTTAAGGTAGATTTCATTCCCAATAAGAAAACTCTTGTTAATATAACTTTTGTATACTCCTGCATGACAGTGACCAAATCAGAAAGTCTATCCAAAACTGTACTGACTACATCCCCATTATTGCTGTCTAAGCAGGCCAAAACCGAGGGTAAAGCATTAACTGCTGCTTTTGGATTATATTTTAGCCATctgtaaatgaatttaattaacgttttGTCATatcttcatttaaataaattacctaaTGATCAACACCAAAGCCAATGATCTAATGGGTCCGTTTGATGCCATTAGAGAAGTGTACAAATGTTGAGTGACACCCTCCAATAACTGTGGccttttattagttatatgGTCCAATTCCTGCAACGCACCAAGATTTTCAGGTGACTGTAAGGCGGTCAAAAGTTGAGGCCAGTGTTGAGGCAACTGCTCAGCAACCGGTGGAGTTACGGTGCCGACCAAAAGTTCCGCTGGAGCTAGACCCTGATCAGCTATTGGAAGGGACACATTCGATAATAGAGGTCGAACCCGAGGTTGGCTGAACTGTATGTcactacaaaatatattcgatAATACAACTATAACTAACGTGAAACATTTCGTCCTTACTTTAGTACACTTCCGTGTTCTTGGAGGTACTTAGAAGCAGACTTGATATCTTTGAGAAGCCAGTTTTGCATAAACACAACCAGCCTTCCTATTAACACACTCAGGTCCTTGTTAGTTCCGTGGAAATGAAGTAAAGAAAAGTACGAATCCAGCAAATCACTCAGCACAGTTGGGTGTTGAAATATGTGAGGTTGCAGCAACTCCATCAATCCCATA encodes the following:
- the LOC109604538 gene encoding midnolin-A isoform X2 codes for the protein MDQTSESTTNPINQGCGQHPNISLHVSPTTGGDFYLNVEPDVSVDNLKKLVSKRLKLPRDRISLLFRDKQLLDGNLMQHGISHGSRITLLPNIETGLMTPRPEYGIMQALESLNDSQVNEFLCGKAPLNLSMRLGDHMMLIQLQLSSVAAAASSSSAPSSSRDQHQQDHHQTHHHHHNHPVGHQHQRMADREPRPHHQDDGNSDSHSARNTTSLLQASRNLQHTLRRLSADVFSGPSGRSRRESIYSGTFSGALNPGLQDSRGRPRRDVSTIVHILNDLLCSVPELRRVTRTVSTKIKSSTCHLPVRPEEPPTNPSSSTSSAREESEPAPSTSSSDDHTQRTRGKLEQLRLVMGQKRERRRQRKQKPYALPTPQADSDTVTA
- the LOC109604538 gene encoding midnolin homolog isoform X3, producing MDQTSESTTNPINQGCGQHPNISLHVSPTTGGDFYLNVEPDVSVDNLKKLVSKRLKLPRDRISLLFRDKQLLDGNLMQHGISHGSRITLLPNIETGLMGGYISNKSRIHCRTPRPEYGIMQALESLNDSQVNEFLCGKAPLNLSMRLGDHMMLIQLQLSSVAAAASSSSAPSSSRDQHQQDHHQTHHHHHNHPVGHQHQRMADREPRPHHQDDGNSDSHSARNTTSLLQASRNLQHTLRRLSADVFSGPSGRSRRESIYSGTFSGALNPGLQDSRGRPRRDVSTIVHILNDLLCSVPELRRVTRTVRPEEPPTNPSSSTSSAREESEPAPSTSSSDDHTQRTRGKLEQLRLVMGQKRERRRQRKQKPYALPTPQADSDTVTA
- the LOC109604538 gene encoding midnolin homolog isoform X1 produces the protein MDQTSESTTNPINQGCGQHPNISLHVSPTTGGDFYLNVEPDVSVDNLKKLVSKRLKLPRDRISLLFRDKQLLDGNLMQHGISHGSRITLLPNIETGLMGGYISNKSRIHCRTPRPEYGIMQALESLNDSQVNEFLCGKAPLNLSMRLGDHMMLIQLQLSSVAAAASSSSAPSSSRDQHQQDHHQTHHHHHNHPVGHQHQRMADREPRPHHQDDGNSDSHSARNTTSLLQASRNLQHTLRRLSADVFSGPSGRSRRESIYSGTFSGALNPGLQDSRGRPRRDVSTIVHILNDLLCSVPELRRVTRTVSTKIKSSTCHLPVRPEEPPTNPSSSTSSAREESEPAPSTSSSDDHTQRTRGKLEQLRLVMGQKRERRRQRKQKPYALPTPQADSDTVTA